From the Pseudodesulfovibrio indicus genome, the window GATGGCGACATAGCCAAGTGGTAAGGCAGAGGTCTGCAAAACCTCCATTCTCCGGTTCAAATCCGGATGTCGCCTCCACTCGGCGGGAATAACTCAGTGGTAGAGTGCAACCTTGCCAAGGTTGAAGTCGCGGGTTCAAATCCCGTTTCCCGCTCCAGGAGAACATGGCCGGTCTCGACGAGACCGGCTTTTTTAGGGCACAACCGCCGCATACGGGCGGGAATAACTCAGTGGTAGAGTGCAACCTTGCCAAGGTTGAAGTCGCGGGTTCAAATCCCGTTTCCCGCTCCAAGAGAACAAGGCCGGTCCCACGGGACCGGCTTTTTCTTTGTCCCCAGTTCTGCGGGTGTGTTTCTCCAACCTTCCGTAATGATTTTACTTCCAAAAAAGTGAAACTTTTTGGCGACAATCCGGCGCGCCCGGTATGGTCCCTGCACTGGTGATCGGGACGGCAACAATTTCCCGAAGCGAAACCCGTCCAGGACACCATGAGCAAGATAACCATTCCATACGAATCCGCCGGGAGGCGCGGCGCAGCGAGTCTGCTGACCGGTTCCCCCCTGGCCTCGGCGACCATCCAGGCCCGCAACTTCACGGCCATGGTCCATCCCCCGGCGCAGGCCATCGCCCCGGATTTCTATACCCGCGACTCCCTGGCCGCCGACGTGGAGCGGCTCTGCGATCCCGCCGAGCCGGTCAGCGACGCCCGGTTGCTCAATGTGGCGGTGAAGTACTTTTTTGCCTACGTGTTCGACGGCGCACACAACGACTCCGTGCCCTACGGCGAGCTGGCCGAGCTGTATGAGCGGTTCTCGCGCCACCAGTCCATGAACGAGCCGAATGACGACATCGAGACCATGAACCGGCTGCGCATGTGGTCCCCGGTGCTGCGCGTGCTGGCGGACGCCCCCCGGGCGGCCCACGTCATGCGCTCGGTCATCTGCCGCGAGAGCGCACCCCTGGCCGGGCAGCCGTTCATCGGCGTGGACATCGGAGCCGGAACCGGCGTCATGCTCCTGGCGCTCCAGATCCTGGCCCGCCGCTGCGGCTCTTCGGACGTCCAGACCCTGGGCTACCAGTTCGACCTGGTCTCCGGGGAGCGGACCCACGATATGGTCCACGCCCTGGGTGCGGGCAGCGTCATGCTCGCGGACCCGTCCCGCGCGAACGCCTTCAACCTCCTGCGGGGCCGGGAGATCGGCTTCGTGGCCAACGAGGTCCTTGCAGGGGTGCAGCAGTCCCTGACCGCGGGCAACTGCTTCCATAAATACAGGGCGTTTTTCTCGGCCGTGGGGGAGAGCGTGGAGCAGGCGATCTTTTTCCCGGAAGGGTTGATCGCCCACAGCGCGGCCAGCCGCGCCTCGGTGATCCTGGCCCGCGAGAACGGGTTCCAGCCCCCGGCGGAATACCTGGACGAGCAGTTCATCCCCAGGGGCTGATCCTGGAGGGCAAGGTCCTGCCCATGCACAGGCTCGGCGGGGATTTCTATCGCTACCTGACGTAGCCGGGATGCCTCCGGCGGCCAGGGCGCTGCCCTGGACCCGCTCAAGAACCTCTTGAAAGAGGTTCTTGAGAATCTCCAGAACTTTTTGGTGCCGCTTCGCGGGCCGTGCGTCAGCATGGTCCGCTATTTTTTGTTTATAGGTTGTATTTAACTTTTCTCCGCATCGAAGCACTTAATCCCGCGTCCGCGCCCCGCGCAGCGGCGGCAAAAATGTTCAGGAGGGAAGAGGGGGCCGGGGAAGTCGGCTCCATCAGCCCCACAGGGCGATGATGGCGGCTCCGGCGGTCATGATGGCGGTGCCGAGCAGCCGGTAGCGGATGCCGGTTTCCTTGAAGAGCAGCCAGCCGTACAGCACGGAAAGCAACCCTGCAGTCCGCTTGATGGTGATCATGTAGGCCGCCGCCGTCAGGTTCATGGCAAGGTTGTGGCAGGCGGCCTCGGCAAAGACGATCAGCCCGGCAACGAGACCGAGCAGCGGCCTGCGGGTGAGATTCTTGAGGGATGCCTTGCCCGTCAGGATCAGGATGAGGGTCAGCACAAGGCCGTACAGGGAAAAGATGACCAGGGCCGCGAACAGGGGCGAGGATTCGAGGATGATGACCTTGCCGCCCACCGAGGTCAGCCCGAACAGCACGGCGACCGCGAGCATGATGGCCGAGCCGGGTTCGTGCCAGACGGCTCTTATGGGGCCGAGCAAGCCGTATTTGGCCGAATCGAGATTGAGCACGTAGCCGCCCGCGACCACCAGGAGCATGCCCGTCACGCCGAGCGCGGAGAGGTGCTCGTCCAGGATGAGCCCGCCGGTCAGCAGCACGAAGACCGGGGTGAAGCTCAGGAAGGGCAGGGTCAGCGACAGGGGCGACAGGCGGATGGCCCGGTAATAGAGTATGATGGCGACCATGAGCAGCGGGAGGACCCAGGCCAGGTGCGGCAGGAACCCCGGTCCGATGGGCGGAATGTCGATGACCGGCAGGGCGGCGAGGAAGAACGGCAGCCCGTAGAAATAGGGGATGAGGCTCATCTCCCAGGCGGAGAGGTCCGAGAAGAACCGTTTGATGAACGCGGAGTTGGAGGCCATGAAAAAGGCGGCCCCCACGGACAGCAGGAACCAGGTCACTGGGTGCGGC encodes:
- a CDS encoding DMT family transporter; protein product: MTWFLLSVGAAFFMASNSAFIKRFFSDLSAWEMSLIPYFYGLPFFLAALPVIDIPPIGPGFLPHLAWVLPLLMVAIILYYRAIRLSPLSLTLPFLSFTPVFVLLTGGLILDEHLSALGVTGMLLVVAGGYVLNLDSAKYGLLGPIRAVWHEPGSAIMLAVAVLFGLTSVGGKVIILESSPLFAALVIFSLYGLVLTLILILTGKASLKNLTRRPLLGLVAGLIVFAEAACHNLAMNLTAAAYMITIKRTAGLLSVLYGWLLFKETGIRYRLLGTAIMTAGAAIIALWG